A region of the Stigmatopora nigra isolate UIUO_SnigA chromosome 10, RoL_Snig_1.1, whole genome shotgun sequence genome:
tcttttatgaaACTAATGCATCGGATGTGGAGAAGATTAGAATCATTGAAGAGGTAGGGTTTTAAATATTGCGGTGGAAATCCATCAAATCGTCCAGATTTTGCAGGTtcattgatattttatttaggGAGGGCAAGTGGATCAATGGAAATGTACGTTCTCGGCTTAAAACATGTCCAGGTTGTCCGATTTGTCTGGTTGTCCCTGTTAGTCAGTCACAATTTTGACTAGAACGAAACACCAGCTAGTTTTGGGCTCTCTGCTTCACAGTGTGCTTCTTCCTGACACCTCTTCATGCTCGCGTTATTAGTACGGAGTGAAGAGAATTGGCCCGTGCGTAGTACGTATGGGCCCCGGAGCAGGCCTCAGCAGGCTTAGTGGTGCCCCCTGGAGCAGGTGGTGATGGGGGTGGGCCGCAGGGACAGGAGGACGAAGTGCCAGCTGATTCGAGGATGCCGCAGCGGCCATGGCCGCTGCCACGGCCAGTGGATTTGGTAAAAGTCCTGCCCCTAGAGTTTTTGGAAGTTCCTTTGGGATAGACAGGGAAAATGTCACTCAATTTTAATGAGATTTGGATAAAAAAACACCTGAACAAAAGTACTGGGACACTTGCCACACTCTTACAGGTTCTTTTTCTAAATTACAAAGACCGTTTGATAATTTCTTTAGGTTGTTACTTGaccaaatgttaaaaatatgaattctcGCTTCCTTAGCCAAAAACGCATCAAAAAAGCGAGTGAccgtatctcatctcatctctttTTCTGAGGATCTAAGcttacagggggtgctggagcctatcccagctgaccgcgggggacacccagaattgaaaacaaccattcacgctcacactcatacccaaaggcaattcagagtgtccaatcagcctaccatgcatgtctttggactgtgggaggaaactggaatacctggagaaaacccacataggcctggGGAGCACATGCAAAGCCCAcgcaggtggaccaacctggatttgaacccaggtcccctactgtgaggccgacccactaaccactcatttgCTGGGTCGCCCAAGTGACCGTATGAGTCttcaaataaatacagaatCTGGTGAATGAGGGTTAGGCGGAACCCTAATGGAGAATGCCCCAATACTATTgttcatataatatatattcaaaacaaaggtgTACCAAGAAGTCTGCACGCTTCTTGTGTCGACTAAGTAGAGGATTGGGCTTCCCTGCCACTCCATCTCGATGCCTGCGGCTTGAAATATGCTGTAGTGGGAAATAAAGGGTGTCAGATAATGTGGATTGCTGTTCTGGCATTTTCCTCTTTGACAAAATGGCTCACCTGCTTAAGCTGTGGCTCAGAGTTGACTCTGACATTGCAAATCTCACAGTGGAAGGTTCGTTCCTGAGTGTTGGGGTCTGACGACAGATCCCCGCCCTGCTCGGGGCCTTTCAGACCAAGACGCGGGTACGCTTTGATGGGCCCAAGTCCACTCCGTGCCTCCagaattgttttgtgttttgtacCTAGGGTGAATCGATCGTGTCACGGAATCCAGGTCATATtcccattttatcatttttgatATGCAATTCTCCTGATATACCAGTGAGAGGCAGTAGGCCTCCTGATTTAATGAGATTTTTCCACAGAATAAGAAACATGATTTTGTTTGCAGCATATGAATGAGTTGATTTCTCATTTCAGGTGGTTTTGCTTGGTCAATTTTGCATATGTACAACTTACCTTTGTTGTGAGCCTCCAGTTGTGAAAGAGAATTGACTGCAACTTTGCATAATGAACAATAGAGAAGTTTCTTGGCTTTCTCGTCCTCAGTCGCTCCAGAAGGAGGACTGGGAGTTGGAGACGGGGTGTCGGGAAGAAGTGGCCCTGCTGAGTCTGCAAGTGGCGAAGGGGATGATGGGAAAGGTGTTCCCGTAGACGCCGACGAGGGACAATCTCCTTCCGCTAAACTTGTCTGTGTTGAGAGCTGGCTCGGGGTCAAAGGCGTCTCCAATTTGGTGTCGTCTACAGACAGCACAAGTATTTTAGGTGAGTACGCAACCGTAAAATCCCTTTAAACATGTTAAAAGTATAAAAGTGAGGCCTTTCACAAAGTTTTTTTCAACACATGGGTTGGCAAAATCTGTCTTGTGTTGTGAACTGATTTTCTACCACTGAATATTTTGCTTCCGTAAGTATTCCAGCAGGATACTGCAAACTAACCATAGGGAAGTGACAGAATCGGAGCATACGTGTTGAGCATATGGGGCATTTTGTGCCAaattttgtctgtgtgtgtgtggatggatCATTACGTGTCACAGGTGATGCTCACCCTGCTTATTAGGATCGGGATCCAGGTTAGGTGGCGAGGGGCCTGATGGGGAGGGTGAAGTCGCGGGGGGAGGGTGCTGCTTGTCGCCCTCTTGATGTCGGGATGTCTTGGACGTTTCGATGCCTTTAATTCTACGAGCGTGTCTGTTGCCCTTATAGTGAGCCTCTGCCTGACtctggaagaaaagaaaaattgatGTTAATGTTAATATTTGAGATTATGTTTCTATGAGCTTCATCATTTTAAATCTTAATCTGCTTGTTGATGTCCTAGTGAGTTACAGATCCCATCTTTCAGAAATGTGTGGTTATCTTTTGGTACACTTTAAAATctgtgaccattttttttatgttgaacaTTTAGGAGTAAATGATCAGATTTTTCTTTATTGTTATTTGATGCCTATGTTTGGTGCTTTAATTATCTTGGCCTGTTTGAGACAGATGATTTCATAACCTATATTTTGCCGAATCTatcttgttgttttttcgaaATATTGTCTTAATGGTTCGACACTTGACGATTATGCCAAAACCAAATAAGAGGACTTGGACTATAAAGGCTTCTAATCGGTGCAGAGCTGGGATTTGATAGACTCGTAGGACATGTTAAAGATGCCTCTGTAATTTATAGCTCTTAGCTGCTGATGAATGTTACCCAGATAGAGCTCTTCTTGATTGGTGGTGACAGAATGGCATTTGTATATCTCTGCTCATGTGTAACCCAACCCAAGTGACTGCCGGTTCCCAAAGCCTTCAATTAGACACGGGGATGATGCTTGACTAACTCACAAACAAGTGCCAGCAGAGCACACATCTTCTATCActctattttttcctctttaatacAATTTGGGGGGGCTTTTAGGGGCCAGCCTGACGACGTTCACTCTTTTTGTGACCTTCATGTACAGATCAATGAAGGATCTTGAAGGAGATTTTC
Encoded here:
- the LOC144203630 gene encoding zinc finger protein 385A-like: MILGSVNRAGPVPAFLRSPVMPPSPLDMKPFLQFPLESPHPATLGLFHNFNTMDPVQKAIMTHTFGHPMVKTKRPIISCNVCQIRFNSESQAEAHYKGNRHARRIKGIETSKTSRHQEGDKQHPPPATSPSPSGPSPPNLDPDPNKQDDTKLETPLTPSQLSTQTSLAEGDCPSSASTGTPFPSSPSPLADSAGPLLPDTPSPTPSPPSGATEDEKAKKLLYCSLCKVAVNSLSQLEAHNKGTKHKTILEARSGLGPIKAYPRLGLKGPEQGGDLSSDPNTQERTFHCEICNVRVNSEPQLKQHISSRRHRDGVAGKPNPLLSRHKKRADFLELPKTLGAGLLPNPLAVAAAMAAAASSNQLALRPPVPAAHPHHHLLQGAPLSLLRPAPGPIRTTHGPILFTPY